One stretch of Chitinophaga pendula DNA includes these proteins:
- a CDS encoding DUF4943 family protein, whose product MTQVLLMLSLFAAVTFNNCNHTSDKGPMTAKQYVSLLKANKYPKYDLVPALRPADIAVLIQHVNDEQVIDNYPIPAMSAAQHGPQQVGMIVLYTIESIRLERKQGASTRPYISDTADPKRRPSLQEVAPYYVRWWEHHKDNDAAALKQSSPLAGTTLTW is encoded by the coding sequence ATGACCCAGGTACTGTTGATGCTCAGCCTGTTTGCTGCCGTAACGTTTAACAACTGTAACCACACCTCTGATAAAGGCCCTATGACAGCCAAACAGTACGTTTCTCTGCTTAAAGCCAATAAATATCCCAAGTATGATCTGGTGCCGGCATTACGGCCTGCTGATATTGCTGTGTTGATCCAGCATGTCAATGATGAGCAGGTCATTGATAATTATCCTATTCCGGCGATGTCTGCGGCGCAGCATGGTCCGCAGCAGGTCGGTATGATTGTGTTGTATACTATAGAGAGTATCCGGTTGGAGCGTAAGCAAGGTGCCTCGACGCGGCCTTATATTTCGGATACGGCAGATCCGAAGCGGCGGCCCTCGTTGCAAGAGGTAGCACCTTATTATGTACGATGGTGGGAGCATCATAAAGATAATGATGCCGCGGCGTTGAAGCAGTCGTCTCCGCTGGCGGGTACTACATTGACCTGGTAG
- a CDS encoding family 43 glycosylhydrolase, giving the protein MKTLFLTLVTAALLVSAAACKKQATSRQQDTANLPASENLRAADMAKNPFVTSIYTADPSAHVWADGRLYVYPSHDIDPPRGCDLMDQYHVFSTDDMVHWTDHGEILRASQVPWGRPEGGFMWAPDCAYKNGKYYFYFPHPSGTDWGSTWKIGVATSTNPASGFTVQGYIPNLEPFIDPTVFVDDDGQAYFYYGGGGTCKGGKLKNNMMEIDGAMQTMQGLVDFHEASWVHKRNGVYYLSYSDNHDVGDSHNQMRYATSNSPLGPWTHRGIYMDPTDSYTNHGSIVEYKGQWYAFYHNSSISKNDWLRSICVDKLYYNADGTIQKVQQSGPTNPDPNGDLPIGQIITLKGANNNYVCSENGAQPMICNRPAVGGWEQFKVVSAGNGKVALLNSGKYVCSENGLKPMICDRPAIGPWEQFEWIKNTDGTISLKGNNGKFVSIEDGTQAMTCTRSTAQSTERFRINQ; this is encoded by the coding sequence ATGAAAACCCTTTTTCTCACGCTTGTGACAGCGGCGCTATTGGTATCCGCCGCCGCCTGTAAAAAACAAGCCACCTCCCGGCAACAAGACACCGCCAATCTCCCGGCATCTGAAAATCTACGCGCCGCCGACATGGCAAAAAATCCTTTCGTAACATCGATCTACACCGCCGACCCCTCCGCCCACGTATGGGCCGATGGTCGCCTGTATGTCTATCCATCTCACGACATCGACCCTCCCAGAGGCTGCGACCTGATGGATCAGTACCACGTATTCTCTACCGACGACATGGTACACTGGACCGATCATGGCGAAATACTGCGCGCCAGCCAGGTACCCTGGGGGCGCCCCGAAGGTGGCTTTATGTGGGCGCCCGACTGCGCCTACAAAAATGGCAAATACTACTTCTACTTCCCCCACCCCAGCGGTACCGACTGGGGCAGCACCTGGAAAATAGGAGTAGCCACCAGCACCAACCCCGCCAGCGGATTCACCGTACAAGGCTACATCCCCAACCTCGAACCGTTCATCGATCCCACCGTCTTCGTCGACGACGACGGCCAGGCCTATTTCTACTACGGCGGTGGTGGCACCTGTAAAGGAGGTAAACTAAAAAATAACATGATGGAGATCGATGGCGCCATGCAAACCATGCAGGGCCTCGTCGACTTCCACGAAGCCTCCTGGGTACATAAACGCAATGGCGTTTACTACCTCTCCTACTCCGATAACCATGACGTAGGCGACAGCCACAACCAAATGAGATATGCCACCAGCAACAGCCCCCTCGGCCCATGGACACATCGCGGCATCTACATGGACCCTACCGATAGCTATACCAATCATGGCTCCATCGTAGAATACAAAGGACAATGGTACGCCTTCTATCACAACAGCTCCATCTCCAAAAACGACTGGCTCAGATCCATCTGCGTAGATAAACTCTATTACAACGCCGATGGCACCATCCAGAAAGTACAGCAATCAGGCCCTACAAATCCCGACCCTAATGGCGACCTCCCCATCGGTCAAATCATCACCCTCAAAGGCGCTAACAATAACTACGTATGCAGCGAAAACGGCGCACAGCCAATGATATGCAACCGCCCCGCCGTCGGTGGATGGGAACAGTTTAAAGTAGTATCCGCCGGTAATGGTAAAGTAGCCTTGCTGAACAGCGGCAAATATGTCTGCTCCGAAAATGGCCTGAAACCCATGATCTGCGACCGCCCCGCCATCGGCCCCTGGGAACAGTTCGAGTGGATAAAAAATACAGATGGCACCATCTCCCTTAAAGGCAATAACGGCAAGTTCGTCTCTATCGAAGATGGTACTCAGGCAATGACCTGCACCCGCAGCACCGCACAGAGCACCGAACGATTCCGCATCAATCAATAG
- a CDS encoding Crp/Fnr family transcriptional regulator, which yields MGELVQIKQAIYRFLSLSEHEWEDFSIHLRIRSFRKGEFLIRDGQVENSIYFLNTGATRNYFLREDKEFTVDFHFAGEFVTAYYSLITREPSSVFIELLEDAEVVELPYKFLNEFYARYHNGERIGRLIAEFQYVRRLRKEMDLLSRTAEERYAELMRKHPTLIQQISVKHLSSYLGIQPESLSRIRKLHLRN from the coding sequence ATGGGTGAATTAGTACAGATCAAACAAGCTATTTATCGGTTCCTGTCATTGAGTGAGCATGAGTGGGAGGATTTTTCCATCCATCTGCGGATACGTTCGTTTCGCAAGGGGGAATTTCTGATACGTGATGGTCAGGTAGAGAATTCTATTTACTTCCTTAATACGGGGGCGACCCGTAATTATTTTTTGCGGGAGGATAAGGAGTTCACGGTGGATTTTCATTTTGCGGGGGAGTTTGTGACGGCTTATTATTCTTTGATCACGCGGGAGCCCAGTAGTGTTTTTATTGAATTGCTGGAGGATGCGGAGGTGGTAGAGCTCCCATATAAGTTCCTGAATGAGTTTTATGCCCGCTATCATAATGGGGAGCGTATCGGCCGTTTGATAGCGGAGTTCCAGTATGTCAGGCGATTGCGTAAGGAGATGGATCTGTTATCGCGTACTGCTGAGGAGCGATATGCGGAATTAATGCGTAAGCACCCTACTCTTATACAGCAGATATCTGTGAAACACCTGTCCTCCTATCTGGGTATACAACCGGAGAGCCTGAGTCGCATACGGAAGCTGCACCTACGAAACTAA
- a CDS encoding thioredoxin family protein yields MIATLKKYTEDCVEEAFLEAKLQQRPLLIDFWSQGCKGCKKMELVTYQDAEVQRYLQEHYVLVKYEAAKVDKAFSDDYLSLALAWSPSFYVYAPDGTIVRQAVGYLSPGQFIAELSLGKAQWLLRKGQPAAAEELLLRISEESAYDVFKQEALYLAGVAAFFKERRDVSAVGPNWEVLLAKYPSSRWAERANVLDIKL; encoded by the coding sequence ATGATAGCGACATTAAAGAAATACACGGAAGATTGTGTGGAAGAGGCTTTCCTGGAAGCGAAGTTACAACAGCGTCCTTTGCTGATCGATTTCTGGTCACAGGGGTGTAAGGGATGTAAAAAGATGGAGTTGGTGACTTATCAGGATGCGGAGGTGCAGCGTTATTTGCAGGAGCATTATGTGCTGGTGAAGTATGAAGCGGCGAAGGTGGACAAGGCATTTTCGGACGATTATCTTTCTTTGGCGTTGGCATGGTCGCCCTCTTTTTATGTGTATGCTCCTGACGGGACGATTGTGCGTCAGGCGGTAGGGTATTTGTCGCCGGGGCAATTTATTGCGGAGTTGTCTTTGGGTAAGGCGCAGTGGTTGTTGCGGAAGGGGCAGCCGGCGGCAGCGGAGGAGTTGTTGTTGCGGATCAGCGAGGAAAGTGCGTATGATGTATTTAAGCAGGAGGCGTTGTATCTGGCGGGGGTAGCGGCCTTTTTTAAGGAGCGCCGTGATGTGTCGGCTGTGGGGCCGAACTGGGAGGTGTTATTGGCTAAGTACCCTTCATCCCGTTGGGCGGAGCGTGCGAATGTGTTGGATATTAAGCTGTAG
- a CDS encoding DUF2975 domain-containing protein: MNRFFINLFKFVVNAMWYVLIPLMVIAFIGIGWKVISQGYVEWDVPVYLKHPEGLPDVQAVSSSVQFVAVNGAEAVLKLRRKLTPSTTVMVIFGFGMGMLVLFGILYQLRKIFNSLKAGNAFDLANIRRLRLISLFVLISVLVGWIDGVVNRQLLSHYFNDINGAYVVKFHWGIPALAICVAVFIVSEIFKQGYQLKSDNESFV, encoded by the coding sequence ATGAATCGTTTTTTTATCAACCTGTTTAAGTTTGTGGTGAATGCCATGTGGTATGTATTGATACCATTGATGGTGATTGCATTTATTGGGATTGGCTGGAAGGTTATTTCCCAGGGGTATGTGGAATGGGATGTGCCGGTATATTTAAAGCATCCGGAGGGGTTGCCGGATGTGCAGGCGGTGAGCAGCAGTGTGCAGTTTGTGGCGGTAAACGGTGCGGAGGCGGTATTGAAGCTGCGGCGTAAGCTGACGCCATCGACGACGGTGATGGTGATATTTGGATTTGGGATGGGGATGTTGGTATTATTTGGCATTCTGTATCAGTTGCGAAAGATATTTAATTCGCTGAAAGCCGGGAATGCCTTTGATCTTGCGAATATCCGGCGATTACGTCTGATCAGTCTTTTTGTATTGATCTCGGTATTGGTGGGATGGATCGACGGGGTGGTAAACAGGCAATTGTTGTCTCATTATTTCAATGATATTAACGGCGCTTATGTTGTCAAGTTCCATTGGGGGATACCTGCGTTGGCTATTTGTGTGGCGGTGTTTATTGTGTCTGAGATCTTTAAGCAAGGATATCAATTAAAATCGGATAACGAATCTTTTGTGTAA
- a CDS encoding ankyrin repeat domain-containing protein codes for MSTTAINDPLFGQALAAIDADDPAALQSLLTAHPELVTRRLDTPLEGYFRRPFLLWFLADNPIRTGSWPAKIFDITNNIITAVRQHAPGSLQFQLDYALELIATGRTARLSGKQIDLIDLLIDAGAIPNNGLSAVAQGNNEAAARLVERGASLTLPLAVGLQRTDDIIPLLQQATPTDIELAITVAAFTGKHELLQLLVKSGIDLDAFPATDSGFHSHATALHQAVQACAPQAVHLLVTAGANTSIIDLVYQGTPLDWAIHFEQTNANNPQQKQKWKEIIQYLSEIKKSPL; via the coding sequence ATGAGTACCACAGCGATCAACGATCCCCTGTTCGGACAAGCATTGGCAGCAATAGATGCCGACGACCCCGCCGCCTTGCAATCCTTGCTAACAGCACACCCCGAACTGGTCACCCGCCGCCTGGATACTCCCCTGGAAGGATATTTCAGACGCCCCTTCCTACTCTGGTTCCTCGCCGACAATCCCATCCGTACCGGTAGCTGGCCAGCCAAAATATTCGATATCACTAACAACATCATCACCGCCGTACGCCAGCATGCCCCGGGCAGCCTACAGTTCCAGCTGGATTATGCCCTCGAACTGATCGCAACCGGCCGCACCGCCCGCCTGTCAGGCAAACAGATCGATCTCATTGACCTCCTCATCGACGCAGGCGCCATCCCCAACAATGGCCTCTCCGCCGTCGCACAGGGCAATAACGAAGCGGCCGCCAGACTAGTGGAACGGGGGGCCTCACTCACACTCCCACTCGCCGTCGGCCTCCAGCGCACCGATGATATCATCCCCCTGCTGCAACAGGCAACTCCCACAGATATCGAACTGGCCATCACCGTCGCCGCTTTCACCGGAAAACACGAACTGCTACAACTACTCGTAAAATCCGGTATCGACCTCGATGCTTTCCCCGCCACCGATAGCGGATTCCATAGCCACGCCACCGCCCTCCACCAGGCCGTACAGGCTTGCGCACCGCAAGCCGTTCACCTGCTCGTTACCGCAGGCGCCAACACCAGCATCATCGACCTCGTATACCAAGGCACTCCCCTAGACTGGGCCATACACTTCGAACAAACAAACGCCAACAATCCGCAACAAAAACAAAAATGGAAAGAGATCATTCAATATCTCAGCGAAATAAAAAAGAGCCCCTTATAA
- a CDS encoding TraB/GumN family protein, whose protein sequence is MKHRINSLLLVIVLIFGINRSYGQESTSLLWEISGKGLAKPSYLYGTIHMLCPEDFEIKEKTKRAFERSTKLVLEINFSDTAELKALQRSAVGDKKISEQLTAEQLNKLELILKENQMTLAQVDQFSGMTLMSLLIMKSLPCPQQKYYEFEFMRMAKQAGHSMGGLETVNEQIGAMNQSFSLTDIIVQYGNIAEYRSFFNKMVAAYKAESYVAIGEMVRDRRYMTAQAEQLMLTDRNHQWIERMPVMMQRESVFFAVGAGHLGGPEGVINLLKKEGYTVKPVNQ, encoded by the coding sequence ATGAAACATAGAATCAACAGTCTGTTACTGGTAATTGTTTTGATCTTTGGTATTAATCGGTCTTATGGACAGGAGTCGACTTCTCTTTTGTGGGAGATCAGCGGGAAGGGGTTGGCGAAGCCATCTTATTTATATGGTACGATACATATGTTGTGTCCGGAGGATTTTGAGATAAAGGAGAAGACGAAACGGGCTTTTGAGCGGAGTACTAAATTGGTATTGGAGATCAATTTTTCGGATACTGCGGAATTAAAGGCTTTGCAGCGGTCTGCTGTGGGGGATAAGAAGATAAGCGAGCAATTGACTGCGGAGCAGTTAAATAAGCTGGAGTTGATATTGAAGGAGAATCAGATGACGTTGGCGCAGGTGGATCAGTTTTCGGGTATGACGCTGATGAGTTTGTTGATTATGAAGTCATTGCCTTGTCCGCAGCAGAAGTACTATGAATTTGAGTTTATGCGTATGGCGAAGCAGGCGGGTCATAGTATGGGAGGTTTGGAGACGGTAAATGAGCAGATAGGTGCTATGAATCAGTCTTTTTCATTGACGGATATTATCGTGCAGTATGGTAATATCGCGGAGTACCGTAGTTTTTTCAATAAGATGGTGGCGGCTTATAAGGCGGAGTCTTATGTCGCTATCGGAGAGATGGTACGTGACCGGCGGTATATGACAGCGCAGGCGGAGCAGTTGATGTTAACGGACCGGAATCATCAGTGGATAGAGCGGATGCCTGTTATGATGCAAAGGGAAAGTGTTTTCTTTGCGGTAGGTGCGGGGCATCTGGGGGGACCAGAAGGGGTGATCAATCTATTGAAGAAAGAAGGATATACAGTAAAGCCGGTGAATCAATAA
- a CDS encoding VOC family protein, translating into MNLVSTRLITADVDRLVKFYEQVTGMQVIQYTPDFAELQTQTATLAIGSTRTLQFFGGDSVAQAAHNHSAIIEFMVDNVEQDYERLAAFLQPFIVQEPATMPWGNKSLLLRDPDGNLVNLFTPVTADAIKKFEHKK; encoded by the coding sequence ATGAACTTAGTATCCACTCGCCTTATTACAGCAGACGTAGATCGCCTGGTAAAATTCTATGAACAAGTAACTGGTATGCAAGTGATCCAATACACACCAGACTTCGCCGAGCTGCAAACCCAAACGGCAACATTAGCCATCGGCAGTACAAGAACACTACAATTCTTTGGTGGCGACAGCGTAGCCCAGGCCGCACATAATCATTCCGCCATCATCGAATTCATGGTCGATAACGTAGAACAGGACTATGAAAGACTAGCCGCCTTTCTCCAACCTTTTATCGTGCAGGAACCCGCAACAATGCCCTGGGGAAATAAATCACTCTTACTCCGCGACCCCGATGGCAACCTCGTCAACCTCTTCACACCTGTCACAGCAGATGCTATAAAGAAGTTCGAGCATAAAAAGTAA
- a CDS encoding SWIB/MDM2 domain-containing protein, with protein sequence MANTSKAASKSKSTANTGLKAPLTPSEALADVIGNTPLPRTEITKKIWDYIKAHNLQDTKDKRMINADEKLKILFDGKSQISMFELAKVVSKHVK encoded by the coding sequence ATGGCAAACACAAGCAAAGCAGCTTCCAAAAGTAAATCTACCGCTAATACTGGCCTTAAAGCCCCACTAACACCTAGCGAAGCACTGGCAGACGTTATCGGCAATACCCCACTCCCAAGAACAGAGATTACCAAAAAGATCTGGGACTATATTAAAGCCCATAACCTCCAGGATACCAAAGACAAACGGATGATCAACGCCGACGAAAAACTCAAAATACTCTTCGATGGCAAATCACAGATATCCATGTTCGAACTGGCCAAAGTAGTCAGCAAACACGTGAAATAA
- a CDS encoding DoxX family protein, which produces METILVLFISFILSLVISKLVTRRVQLIFSGNLAMCLMLFLTAAGHVLFAKGMTMMLPAFVPYKTAVVYVTGLLELVWGIALLFPALRLVTGYMLIIFFVLILPANIYAAMLHLNLAKGTYDGPGLGYLWFRVPLQVLFTGWVYYFSIRPYRYSVTVK; this is translated from the coding sequence ATGGAAACGATCCTGGTACTTTTTATTAGTTTTATTCTTTCCCTTGTTATTTCGAAGCTAGTGACACGGCGGGTGCAGCTGATATTCAGCGGTAACCTGGCGATGTGTCTGATGTTGTTCCTGACGGCTGCCGGGCATGTATTATTTGCGAAAGGCATGACGATGATGTTGCCTGCATTTGTGCCCTATAAAACGGCGGTGGTGTATGTTACCGGGCTGTTGGAGCTGGTGTGGGGAATTGCTTTATTATTTCCTGCCCTGCGGCTGGTGACGGGGTATATGCTGATCATCTTTTTCGTGTTGATATTGCCTGCCAATATTTACGCGGCGATGTTGCATCTCAACCTGGCGAAGGGGACCTATGATGGTCCAGGTCTTGGATATCTGTGGTTCCGGGTGCCTTTGCAGGTATTATTCACCGGGTGGGTTTATTATTTTTCCATCAGGCCTTACCGTTATTCTGTCACTGTCAAATAG
- a CDS encoding RNA polymerase sigma factor has product MRDSEQEFLQLINEHKGILHKVSRMYMHAEADREDLYQEIILQLWQSYGSFNGQSRFSTWLYRVAVNTAITYFKKDRRRPDVSFGDSLPDVKAEGVEPIKEWQLVVFYHAVQLLNPIEKALIFYFMEGLSHKDIAANLGISEVNTRVKLNRTKEKLQQLIKKQGYEF; this is encoded by the coding sequence GTGAGAGACTCCGAACAGGAATTTTTGCAATTGATCAACGAACATAAGGGAATACTGCATAAGGTTTCCAGGATGTATATGCATGCGGAGGCGGATAGGGAGGATCTATATCAGGAGATTATTTTACAGCTCTGGCAATCTTATGGAAGTTTTAACGGGCAGAGTCGGTTTTCGACCTGGCTATACAGGGTAGCGGTGAATACGGCGATCACGTATTTCAAGAAGGATCGCCGGCGTCCGGATGTTTCTTTTGGAGATAGTTTACCGGATGTGAAGGCGGAGGGGGTAGAGCCTATTAAGGAGTGGCAGTTGGTTGTATTTTATCATGCGGTGCAATTATTGAATCCGATCGAGAAGGCGCTTATTTTTTATTTTATGGAAGGGCTTTCGCATAAGGATATTGCTGCGAACCTGGGTATTTCTGAAGTTAATACCCGTGTAAAGTTGAATCGTACGAAGGAGAAATTGCAACAGCTTATAAAAAAGCAAGGTTATGAATTTTGA
- a CDS encoding LysR family transcriptional regulator, with the protein MIETKDIQLITAIIQEGSITNAAEKMYLSQSALSHQLRDLETRTGIKMFERVNKKMIPTPAAGKIWRSAQDILPLLARLNDDITAIRQGKTHTLRISTECYTCYHWLPPIITRLKAANNNIDIQIIANATADPLSFLLNGKLDIALISDKPTHTGIHLTPLFNDHNVAILSQHHPFANSRKSLTAADLAGEHLIAYETKTADGLQLRAFFGDTPPKNISRVQLTEAIIEMINANMGIGIMANWAVKPYLQTKEIITLPIRPALAKRAWKAAFIDKTNPIIPKLISEIKTHFSTTANNK; encoded by the coding sequence ATGATAGAAACCAAGGATATTCAGTTGATAACCGCCATCATACAGGAAGGTTCTATCACCAATGCCGCAGAGAAAATGTACCTCTCCCAATCCGCTCTCAGCCACCAGCTACGCGACCTCGAAACCCGCACCGGCATAAAAATGTTCGAAAGGGTCAACAAAAAAATGATACCCACACCAGCCGCCGGAAAAATATGGCGAAGCGCCCAGGACATACTCCCCTTGCTGGCCCGCCTCAACGACGATATCACCGCAATCCGCCAGGGCAAAACACATACCCTCCGCATCAGCACAGAATGTTATACCTGCTACCACTGGCTTCCGCCCATCATCACCCGCCTCAAAGCCGCTAATAATAACATCGATATACAAATAATCGCCAACGCCACCGCAGACCCACTCTCCTTCCTCCTGAATGGCAAACTGGATATCGCATTGATCAGCGACAAACCCACCCACACAGGCATTCACCTCACCCCACTCTTCAACGACCACAACGTCGCCATCCTCTCCCAGCACCACCCCTTCGCCAATTCCAGGAAATCACTCACCGCCGCCGACCTCGCCGGCGAACACCTCATCGCCTACGAAACCAAAACAGCCGATGGCCTCCAGCTACGCGCCTTCTTCGGCGATACACCGCCCAAAAATATCAGCCGCGTACAACTTACAGAAGCCATCATCGAAATGATCAACGCCAACATGGGCATCGGCATAATGGCCAACTGGGCCGTAAAACCATACCTCCAAACCAAAGAGATCATTACACTCCCCATCAGACCAGCATTGGCCAAACGTGCCTGGAAAGCAGCCTTCATCGATAAAACCAATCCCATTATCCCAAAACTTATCAGCGAAATAAAAACACACTTCTCCACCACCGCCAACAACAAATAA
- a CDS encoding methylated-DNA--[protein]-cysteine S-methyltransferase, translating into MLLILYNSMEYYYKETPSPVGRLKLVASDKGLAAILWENDVPTRTRIRHYEVDEQHPVLLETERQLKEYFKGERKEFELELNPVGTDFQRSVWHILTTIPYGKTLSYGDIARQLGDIKAVRAVGAANGRNPISIVVPCHRVIGASGHLTGFAGGLEAKAYLLTLEGARGNAMQISLTWGEDTAG; encoded by the coding sequence ATGTTGTTGATATTATACAATAGCATGGAATACTATTATAAAGAAACGCCTTCTCCAGTAGGGCGATTGAAGCTGGTGGCCAGTGATAAGGGTTTGGCTGCTATCTTATGGGAAAATGATGTGCCTACGCGTACGCGTATCCGGCATTATGAGGTGGATGAGCAGCACCCGGTGCTACTGGAGACGGAGCGGCAACTGAAGGAATATTTTAAGGGTGAAAGAAAGGAGTTTGAGTTGGAACTTAATCCTGTGGGGACGGATTTTCAGCGTTCGGTGTGGCATATCCTCACGACGATCCCATATGGTAAAACACTTAGCTATGGGGATATTGCGCGGCAGCTGGGGGATATAAAGGCGGTACGAGCGGTGGGGGCTGCCAATGGGCGGAATCCCATCTCTATTGTGGTACCTTGTCACCGGGTGATAGGTGCTTCCGGCCATCTTACGGGGTTTGCGGGCGGATTGGAGGCGAAGGCTTATTTGCTGACGTTGGAAGGTGCGCGGGGTAATGCGATGCAAATATCTTTGACTTGGGGAGAGGATACCGCCGGATGA
- a CDS encoding helix-turn-helix transcriptional regulator has product MVATCQTDSHHAIFLFALQLLLRNKMGNTDSTRISRLTAILIQLQTKRLITSTSLAEKFNVSIRTIYRDIKTLEQAGVPITTEDGKGYSLMEGYKIPPLMFTENEANALIIVEQLVRKNRDASLIKAYSEAIDKVKAVLQYAAKEKIEILAKRVAVSPAFENKNITNSLTIIQNALTSFKVLYITYHSEHKNEETDRQVEPFALYYSLKESWTMIAFCRLRKDYRMFRLDRLLKIRQTEMSFVPHKLSLQEYLAEKEKNFKTPDKPLS; this is encoded by the coding sequence ATGGTGGCCACCTGCCAAACAGATAGCCACCATGCTATTTTTTTATTTGCTTTGCAGCTATTACTTCGCAATAAAATGGGCAACACCGACTCAACACGGATATCAAGACTGACTGCAATCCTCATCCAACTGCAGACAAAACGACTGATTACCTCAACCAGCCTGGCCGAAAAATTCAATGTAAGCATCCGGACCATCTACAGAGATATTAAAACACTCGAACAAGCCGGCGTGCCCATCACCACAGAAGATGGAAAAGGCTATTCCCTCATGGAAGGATATAAAATACCTCCACTCATGTTCACCGAAAATGAAGCCAATGCACTAATTATAGTAGAACAGCTGGTACGGAAGAACAGAGACGCTTCACTGATCAAAGCCTACTCCGAAGCCATCGACAAAGTAAAAGCCGTATTGCAATATGCTGCCAAAGAGAAAATTGAAATATTGGCTAAAAGAGTCGCCGTCAGCCCCGCCTTCGAAAACAAAAACATCACCAACTCCCTGACAATTATCCAGAACGCCCTGACAAGCTTTAAAGTACTGTATATCACCTACCACTCCGAACATAAAAACGAAGAAACAGACAGACAAGTCGAACCTTTTGCCTTATACTATTCCCTGAAAGAAAGTTGGACAATGATCGCCTTTTGCAGACTAAGAAAGGACTATAGAATGTTTAGACTGGACAGACTGCTGAAGATCCGGCAAACGGAAATGAGTTTTGTACCCCATAAATTATCACTGCAGGAGTATTTGGCAGAAAAAGAAAAAAATTTTAAGACCCCTGACAAGCCCTTGTCATAA
- a CDS encoding helix-turn-helix domain-containing protein gives MGIIINLDVEMAKNKMSLTELSERVGISMTNLSLLKTGKVKGIRFDTLEAICRVLHCKPGDILDISVEGG, from the coding sequence ATGGGTATTATCATTAACCTGGATGTAGAGATGGCGAAGAATAAGATGTCGCTAACGGAGTTGTCAGAGCGGGTGGGGATCTCTATGACGAACCTGTCGTTATTAAAAACGGGCAAGGTGAAGGGGATCCGGTTTGATACCCTGGAAGCTATTTGCCGGGTATTGCATTGTAAGCCCGGGGATATCCTGGATATAAGTGTTGAAGGAGGCTAA